A DNA window from Providencia huaxiensis contains the following coding sequences:
- a CDS encoding glycerophosphodiester phosphodiesterase family protein, translated as MNLQFANFKKNTLLLLSTAVLTLIPITANATCPTGQEQYDRLDFIGKDDTVVSVDHRGDMNGKVPENSLLAFQGSYKKCRHAIETDVRLSSDGALMVFHDANIGRVLEMDYNPETNSGPNPPISSLTQREIQSKQMHSVNWDATNQYVPTVEEVITDYIANNGQSLFYFDIKDEKAIIMVAKAISEEAKTHPDVLKRFIVKFGMEHVPTYEKWQELLIKEGANSAVMANPYISPWGAEKINKMDIPNPPGEQYEDNTSRAVASWARQPAKLVPNVEVVIKNSDDFITTTKRLSDQGMYEKPTSLESDNTFKGSMARMISIIKSKQKALGLFVPNPDFIQWKRDKVTQGVTIKSTTDGRQLNIESAYILNTGNCCYTMEERLGPNEQKDIRMNLAWARSIGANVITVDDPDSVDTYYKMQGELDKVAIPVTVKPSKEMNSVLSRQLNLLDNFPKENSIFIKPWLGEAAWGWGGVVCLWDNFDGDHYAWTYRCDYSNATADGYHKVFHTKVIEKHKYSSEAGAAIQIFNENSEYCLTVDRDARRRLLWEKGCKTAEEQSLFIFDRNHLIPIQYYHSETGRQMVRNMNEGMYGTDMYGSLATGNYVEDDTWGLWGIYNSSN; from the coding sequence ATGAATCTGCAATTCGCTAATTTCAAAAAAAACACATTGCTCTTACTCAGCACAGCCGTATTGACTTTAATTCCTATTACAGCAAATGCAACATGCCCTACAGGGCAAGAACAATATGACCGTTTAGATTTCATAGGTAAAGATGACACCGTTGTTTCAGTGGATCATAGGGGAGATATGAATGGCAAAGTTCCCGAAAATAGTCTGCTAGCGTTCCAAGGTTCATACAAGAAATGCAGGCACGCGATAGAAACGGATGTCAGACTTTCTAGTGACGGGGCTCTAATGGTTTTTCATGATGCTAATATTGGTCGTGTATTGGAAATGGATTACAACCCTGAAACAAATAGCGGCCCGAATCCCCCTATATCAAGTCTTACTCAACGTGAAATTCAATCAAAACAAATGCATTCTGTTAACTGGGATGCGACGAATCAATATGTACCAACGGTTGAAGAAGTTATCACAGATTACATAGCAAACAATGGTCAATCTCTTTTTTATTTTGATATTAAAGATGAAAAAGCAATTATTATGGTTGCGAAAGCGATTTCTGAAGAAGCTAAAACACATCCTGATGTTCTAAAGCGATTTATTGTCAAATTTGGTATGGAGCATGTGCCAACTTATGAAAAGTGGCAAGAACTGCTTATAAAGGAAGGCGCGAACTCCGCCGTTATGGCAAACCCTTATATTAGTCCCTGGGGAGCGGAAAAAATCAATAAAATGGATATACCTAACCCTCCAGGTGAACAATATGAGGACAATACCAGTCGAGCGGTTGCTTCTTGGGCTCGGCAACCCGCTAAATTGGTGCCAAATGTTGAGGTTGTGATTAAAAACTCAGATGATTTTATTACAACTACGAAGCGTCTTTCAGATCAAGGTATGTATGAAAAGCCAACTAGCTTAGAAAGTGATAACACTTTTAAAGGCTCAATGGCTCGAATGATCTCAATTATTAAAAGCAAACAAAAAGCACTAGGGTTATTTGTGCCCAATCCAGATTTCATTCAATGGAAAAGAGACAAAGTTACTCAAGGAGTAACCATTAAGAGCACTACGGATGGTCGGCAGTTAAATATTGAAAGTGCCTATATTCTTAATACTGGTAACTGTTGTTACACAATGGAAGAGCGATTAGGTCCTAACGAACAAAAAGATATCCGCATGAACCTAGCATGGGCCAGAAGTATTGGTGCAAATGTAATTACGGTTGATGACCCTGACTCCGTTGATACTTATTACAAAATGCAAGGCGAGTTGGATAAAGTCGCGATTCCAGTTACTGTAAAACCGTCAAAAGAGATGAACTCCGTCCTTTCTCGTCAACTTAATTTGCTAGACAATTTTCCAAAAGAAAACAGCATATTTATCAAGCCCTGGTTAGGTGAAGCAGCATGGGGCTGGGGAGGTGTAGTCTGTCTTTGGGATAACTTTGATGGCGATCATTATGCTTGGACCTATCGGTGCGATTATTCCAATGCGACAGCTGATGGTTATCATAAAGTATTTCATACAAAAGTGATTGAAAAGCATAAGTATTCTTCAGAAGCAGGCGCTGCTATTCAAATTTTTAATGAAAACTCAGAATACTGCCTAACCGTAGATAGAGATGCAAGAAGGCGACTGCTGTGGGAAAAAGGCTGTAAAACCGCGGAAGAGCAATCTCTATTTATTTTCGATAGAAACCATTTAATTCCTATTCAGTATTATCACTCAGAAACTGGGCGACAAATGGTTAGAAATATGAACGAAGGCATGTATGGGACTGATATGTATGGCTCTTTGGCAACTGGTAATTATGTAGAAGATGACACATGGGGACTGTGGGGGATATATAACAGTAGTAATTGA
- a CDS encoding MFS transporter produces MSVNITSRLLIMMFVQYFMQGAWNMTMGLVLSSYGMANIIGNAYALLGLATIMSPLFIGMIADRFFSSQKVMAVLHIINAGVLLTVPQFVETQNVGMTLLLIFIVGLLFYPTTALSNSITFSHINGVKMFPVIRVFGNFGFMVVGFIMGEMGFSGSTMTWYIAAGAGVVLALYCLTLPDTPPKAKDQPFKPRDILCLDALSLFKDRYFAILMFSIFVLMIPKTAYSAYIPVFIKALGFDNAASMMQIGVACEIVFMFVLSFVLLKFGFKITLALGIGSWIIRTILFSYAAMDTGTMFIIIGLLLQGLCWDFFFTAGDIYVDKKARPEIRAQAQGIRFIVSNGAGLLFASTVCGYIFNNTVTETGAASLPQWVTYWHYPTVVAAVVLVFFLIFFKDDVSKKKTTQQDNHNVDAVVEK; encoded by the coding sequence ATGAGCGTGAATATAACTTCCAGGCTGTTGATTATGATGTTTGTCCAATATTTCATGCAAGGCGCATGGAATATGACGATGGGACTGGTATTGAGTTCTTATGGAATGGCTAACATCATTGGTAATGCTTATGCTTTACTGGGACTGGCGACTATCATGTCACCACTCTTCATCGGAATGATTGCGGATAGATTCTTTTCATCACAAAAGGTTATGGCTGTACTTCACATTATCAATGCAGGTGTGTTGCTAACGGTGCCTCAATTTGTGGAAACACAGAATGTTGGAATGACCTTGTTACTGATCTTTATCGTCGGTTTGCTGTTTTACCCTACCACAGCACTCTCCAATAGTATTACTTTCTCGCACATTAACGGCGTGAAAATGTTCCCGGTTATCCGAGTGTTTGGAAATTTCGGTTTCATGGTTGTGGGATTCATCATGGGTGAAATGGGCTTCTCTGGTAGTACCATGACTTGGTATATTGCTGCGGGTGCAGGTGTTGTGCTAGCTCTATACTGTTTAACACTGCCGGACACGCCTCCGAAAGCAAAAGACCAACCATTTAAGCCTAGGGATATTCTATGTCTTGACGCACTTTCTTTATTTAAAGACCGCTATTTCGCAATTCTCATGTTTAGCATCTTTGTGCTCATGATCCCAAAAACAGCTTATTCCGCTTATATTCCGGTATTCATTAAGGCGCTTGGGTTCGATAACGCAGCATCTATGATGCAGATTGGCGTGGCCTGTGAAATCGTCTTCATGTTTGTGCTGTCATTCGTGCTGTTAAAATTCGGGTTTAAAATTACATTAGCATTAGGTATTGGCTCTTGGATTATCCGAACAATCCTTTTCTCTTATGCAGCAATGGATACTGGCACGATGTTCATTATCATCGGCCTGTTACTGCAAGGTTTGTGTTGGGACTTTTTCTTTACTGCAGGCGACATCTATGTTGATAAAAAGGCGCGCCCAGAAATCCGAGCTCAGGCTCAAGGGATCCGCTTTATCGTCTCTAATGGTGCAGGCTTATTATTTGCTTCAACTGTCTGTGGTTATATTTTCAACAATACAGTCACAGAGACAGGAGCCGCGTCACTGCCTCAATGGGTTACCTATTGGCACTACCCAACAGTAGTTGCAGCCGTTGTATTAGTCTTCTTCCTTATTTTCTTTAAAGATGATGTTTCAAAAAAGAAAACAACGCAGCAAGATAATCACAATGTGGATGCTGTTGTTGAGAAATAA
- a CDS encoding MBL fold metallo-hydrolase, producing the protein MKIHFLGTAASEGIPNPFCRCEHCLEARRLGGKDIRTQSSAIIDDVMLVDMSPTFSHQLLRDGRDATDIETLLFTHTHPDHFNVGDLYSRMEGYGYEICHPLHIFGNDRAINGSISVLPGYSKERFGFHCMVPYETVEHNGYKITPLLANHAKWEYCFVYHVEKGGKSIFYGHDSGWFPELTWNWLVDKPLDIVVLECTYGLNGDDRTDNHMSLETVFAAKQKLEDQGCIHSKTKTLVSHISHSARLLHENLESICAEHNILVASDGLTVEAN; encoded by the coding sequence ATGAAAATCCATTTTTTAGGTACAGCTGCTTCCGAAGGTATCCCAAATCCATTTTGTCGATGTGAACATTGTTTAGAGGCACGCCGGCTAGGCGGAAAAGATATTCGAACCCAGTCATCCGCTATCATTGATGATGTTATGCTAGTAGATATGTCTCCGACGTTCAGTCATCAGTTATTGCGAGATGGTCGTGATGCGACTGATATTGAAACGCTTCTTTTTACGCATACTCACCCTGACCACTTTAATGTTGGCGATTTATATAGCCGTATGGAAGGTTATGGCTACGAAATATGTCACCCTTTGCACATTTTTGGTAACGACAGAGCAATTAATGGCTCTATCAGTGTTTTACCTGGTTACAGCAAAGAGCGCTTCGGCTTTCATTGTATGGTTCCCTATGAAACCGTTGAGCATAATGGCTATAAAATCACCCCCTTGCTGGCTAATCATGCAAAGTGGGAATATTGTTTTGTGTATCATGTAGAGAAAGGTGGAAAGAGTATTTTTTATGGACATGACTCCGGTTGGTTCCCTGAATTGACTTGGAACTGGCTTGTCGATAAGCCGTTGGATATCGTTGTTTTAGAATGTACCTATGGCTTGAATGGTGATGATAGAACGGACAATCACATGAGTTTGGAAACCGTGTTTGCAGCCAAACAGAAGCTGGAAGATCAAGGCTGTATACACTCGAAGACAAAAACATTGGTTTCCCATATCTCACACAGCGCGCGTTTATTACATGAAAATCTGGAAAGTATTTGCGCTGAACATAACATTTTAGTTGCTTCTGACGGCCTCACGGTTGAAGCAAACTAA
- a CDS encoding extracellular solute-binding protein, with the protein MATMRDICRIAGVSHGTVSNVLNGRGNVSVEKMEAVLNAAKELGYSVNTQAQLLRANTNIKIAIVLPHLTSEKYTVLFNSIRQTIEECSDLPFDIFLTDDLKSKELKVLQKIASGGYKSVISVSCLDDAAIYFDTLQIAPENVTFVYRKPQNAKIHFGLDYVQAAEAIANQIAKNSYKRIGVFAEASHHLNSEEFVREVRLSLQKYVPNIEIVVCYSSDLESYNTAFDFFANNQKLDAIITQDLERTRYITQASYFGSSRAAPRIFSLTGSTPPMVNGIYCSPINYAQLGQDVAIRLFQNEGQKLEQEPQISNPCSRVYTSEVRDGERLRIDTLNLLTIPSPSTDALQKLLPNFFAQTGVHVNISVRPFGEIFNILNTIEEHAFYDLLRVDVAFFPWFAEKTLVPLSAIGNGLTDLQSKYTEQKQNRFCLVNGTAYAMPLDASVQLMFYRKDLFEDPITKRMYFESTGKELKVPSTFEEYDKISHFFYTHREAGNENKPYGSSSTTGSAGIISSEYLLRYYAAGGRLFDTSTEPSLSPLIAEKVLTDYMNQLSYTDRINSEWWGESIKRFESGGLAMNIAYMNLFNDVAHSPMSNNIGFAPVPGGKPQIGGGVLGMSRCSKKTELVEHFYRWLYSDVIQDHILMLGGNTIQRNYIYMQEVRQRYPWLSLSYNEIRTGVRESTMPNGEAFNLRQAENIIGRGVIDALDGLMTIQETIQKINLGLKNL; encoded by the coding sequence ATGGCAACGATGAGGGATATTTGTAGGATTGCTGGTGTTTCGCACGGCACAGTCTCTAATGTGTTAAATGGGCGTGGTAACGTCAGCGTAGAGAAAATGGAAGCTGTGTTAAATGCAGCCAAAGAACTGGGCTATAGCGTTAACACACAAGCTCAATTACTCAGAGCAAATACAAATATTAAGATTGCTATTGTACTCCCCCACCTAACATCAGAAAAATACACTGTACTATTCAACTCTATTCGCCAAACGATCGAAGAGTGTTCAGATTTGCCATTTGATATCTTCCTGACTGATGACCTCAAATCTAAAGAATTGAAAGTGCTGCAAAAAATCGCCTCCGGTGGATATAAAAGTGTTATCTCTGTTAGTTGTCTTGATGATGCTGCTATTTATTTTGATACGCTTCAAATTGCCCCTGAAAATGTGACTTTTGTCTATCGAAAACCCCAAAATGCTAAAATCCATTTTGGCCTTGACTACGTTCAGGCAGCTGAAGCCATCGCAAATCAGATAGCAAAAAACTCATATAAAAGAATTGGAGTTTTTGCCGAGGCCTCACATCATTTGAATAGTGAGGAGTTTGTGCGGGAAGTACGGCTATCATTACAAAAATACGTGCCGAATATCGAAATTGTTGTGTGCTACTCAAGCGACCTCGAATCCTACAATACCGCATTTGATTTTTTCGCAAATAACCAAAAGTTAGATGCAATCATTACGCAAGATCTCGAAAGAACTCGATATATCACTCAGGCTAGTTATTTCGGAAGCTCGAGAGCTGCGCCCCGTATTTTTTCATTAACTGGCAGCACACCGCCAATGGTTAATGGAATATATTGCTCCCCGATTAATTACGCCCAATTAGGTCAAGATGTTGCTATTCGCTTATTTCAAAATGAGGGGCAAAAGCTAGAACAGGAACCGCAAATCTCCAACCCTTGTAGCCGTGTTTACACCAGTGAGGTTAGAGATGGTGAACGTCTTCGAATTGATACGCTTAATTTACTAACGATCCCCAGTCCTTCAACCGACGCATTACAAAAGCTGCTTCCTAACTTTTTCGCCCAAACAGGAGTCCACGTTAATATCTCTGTTCGCCCCTTTGGTGAGATATTCAACATCCTTAATACGATAGAAGAGCATGCTTTTTACGATTTATTACGCGTTGATGTCGCTTTCTTTCCTTGGTTTGCAGAAAAGACACTCGTTCCACTTAGTGCGATAGGTAATGGATTAACAGACTTGCAATCAAAGTACACAGAACAAAAGCAAAACCGATTCTGTTTGGTTAATGGCACAGCCTATGCAATGCCGTTGGATGCAAGTGTACAACTTATGTTTTACAGAAAAGACCTATTCGAAGACCCAATTACAAAACGCATGTACTTTGAATCGACAGGCAAAGAGCTGAAAGTTCCTTCTACTTTTGAAGAATACGACAAAATAAGCCATTTTTTCTATACTCATCGAGAAGCAGGCAACGAGAATAAACCTTATGGCTCCTCTTCGACAACAGGCAGTGCTGGAATAATCTCATCAGAGTACCTGCTACGCTATTATGCCGCAGGTGGACGCTTGTTTGACACCAGTACAGAACCAAGTTTAAGCCCTTTGATTGCTGAGAAAGTGCTTACTGACTACATGAACCAACTCTCCTACACAGACCGGATTAACAGTGAGTGGTGGGGAGAATCGATAAAACGGTTTGAGTCAGGAGGCCTTGCGATGAATATCGCGTATATGAATTTATTTAATGATGTAGCTCATAGCCCCATGTCCAATAACATTGGATTCGCCCCAGTGCCTGGAGGAAAGCCTCAAATTGGCGGTGGGGTTTTAGGTATGTCACGTTGTAGTAAAAAGACAGAATTAGTCGAGCATTTTTACCGCTGGCTATACTCTGACGTCATTCAGGATCATATACTGATGCTTGGTGGGAATACTATTCAGCGTAATTATATTTACATGCAAGAGGTTAGGCAGCGTTATCCTTGGCTTTCGCTTTCATATAATGAAATTAGGACGGGAGTCCGTGAATCCACAATGCCTAATGGAGAAGCATTTAATCTTCGTCAGGCTGAAAATATCATTGGCCGTGGGGTCATTGATGCTTTAGATGGGTTAATGACCATTCAGGAAACCATTCAGAAGATAAATCTAGGGTTAAAAAATCTTTAA
- a CDS encoding UDP-glucose--hexose-1-phosphate uridylyltransferase — protein MSLPKFDPTEVPHRRYNPLTDQWVLVSPHRAKRPWNGMDEAPEATKQPEYDEKCFLCPTNKRVSGEINPDYKGTFVFQNDFSALTPQGSAQPENITRLLRTQAVRGLSRVICFSPDHSKTLPELSVSQIKDVVKTWNEQLSELGEEYLWVQAFENKGEMMGCSQPHPHGQIWASDFLPNEIKRKDENLQRYYKENGSNLLLDYAAFEMSDGKRTVVETEHWIAVVPYWAAWPFETILMPKSIVHRMNELTEEMQGDLALALKKLTSRYDNLFKTSFPYSMGWHFAPFFKDGQSINHWQLHAQFYPPLLRSSSVRKFMVGYEMLAETQRDLTPEQAAEKLRAVSDIHYKN, from the coding sequence ATGAGTTTACCCAAATTCGACCCAACAGAGGTGCCACATCGCCGGTATAACCCGCTAACTGACCAGTGGGTGCTTGTGTCACCTCACCGAGCTAAAAGACCGTGGAATGGCATGGATGAGGCTCCTGAGGCAACAAAACAGCCTGAATATGATGAAAAGTGTTTTTTATGCCCAACAAATAAAAGAGTCTCAGGTGAGATAAACCCAGACTACAAAGGAACTTTTGTTTTCCAAAATGACTTTTCTGCCTTAACACCGCAAGGTTCTGCACAGCCTGAAAATATAACTCGTTTGCTCCGCACTCAAGCTGTGCGAGGTCTTAGTCGAGTGATATGCTTTTCTCCAGATCACAGTAAAACATTGCCAGAACTGAGTGTTTCACAAATTAAAGACGTCGTGAAAACATGGAACGAACAGCTTTCTGAACTTGGGGAGGAGTATTTGTGGGTTCAAGCGTTTGAAAACAAAGGTGAAATGATGGGGTGCTCACAACCTCACCCTCACGGGCAGATTTGGGCCTCTGATTTTCTTCCTAACGAAATAAAGCGAAAAGATGAAAACCTACAGCGTTACTATAAGGAAAATGGCTCCAATCTCCTTTTGGACTACGCTGCTTTTGAAATGAGTGACGGAAAACGCACGGTGGTAGAAACGGAGCATTGGATTGCGGTGGTTCCATATTGGGCGGCTTGGCCATTTGAAACAATATTGATGCCAAAATCAATTGTTCATCGCATGAATGAATTAACGGAAGAGATGCAGGGTGACCTCGCACTTGCATTAAAAAAGCTCACTTCACGCTATGACAACCTGTTCAAAACATCTTTCCCTTACTCGATGGGATGGCACTTTGCACCTTTCTTCAAGGATGGCCAGAGCATTAACCATTGGCAGTTACACGCCCAATTTTATCCGCCATTACTACGTTCATCTTCAGTACGAAAATTTATGGTAGGCTATGAAATGTTGGCTGAAACGCAACGAGATTTGACTCCAGAACAGGCTGCAGAGAAACTAAGAGCCGTTAGTGATATACATTATAAAAATTAA
- the galE gene encoding UDP-glucose 4-epimerase GalE yields MEKVEILVSGGMGYIGSHTCVELIKAGYIPVILDNLINSNIEVLNRIEKLTGVRPVFFEGDIREASMLRCIFKAHNIQSVIHFAGLKAVGESVEKPLSYYDVNVNGTLVLLKVMQEHGIHSIIFSSSATVYGEPDTVPIDETFSTGATTSPYGTSKHMVERILTDLQSSAPEWSITLLRYFNPVGAHSSGEMGEDPSGIPNNLTPYITQVAVGKRPILSIFGDDYPTIDGTGVRDYIHVMDLADGHVAALDVVSKQPGLHVYNLGTGKGTSVLEMLHAFEVACGKPIAHEFKARRQGDIAEYWSTPEKAQRELHWKATRNIQDMADDAWRWQSNNPEGYNDSNINK; encoded by the coding sequence ATGGAAAAAGTAGAAATTTTAGTCTCAGGGGGAATGGGCTATATCGGAAGTCATACTTGTGTCGAACTCATTAAAGCGGGTTATATCCCTGTGATACTCGATAATCTAATAAATTCGAATATAGAAGTGTTAAACCGAATTGAAAAACTGACAGGTGTCCGTCCTGTATTTTTCGAAGGGGATATAAGAGAAGCAAGTATGCTTCGCTGTATCTTTAAAGCACATAATATTCAATCTGTTATTCATTTTGCAGGTTTAAAGGCAGTGGGCGAGTCTGTTGAAAAGCCACTTAGTTACTATGATGTAAACGTCAATGGCACGCTTGTATTGCTTAAAGTAATGCAAGAACATGGCATTCACAGCATCATTTTCAGTTCGTCTGCCACTGTTTACGGTGAGCCTGACACTGTACCTATAGACGAAACCTTCAGTACGGGGGCAACGACCAGCCCTTACGGAACGAGCAAGCACATGGTTGAACGTATTTTAACGGACTTGCAGAGTTCAGCGCCTGAGTGGTCAATAACCCTGTTACGTTATTTTAACCCCGTCGGGGCACACTCGTCTGGCGAGATGGGGGAAGACCCGTCAGGGATCCCCAATAATCTTACCCCTTATATTACTCAAGTCGCTGTTGGTAAGCGTCCTATCCTTTCAATTTTTGGTGATGACTACCCCACGATTGATGGTACTGGCGTTCGGGATTATATCCACGTTATGGATCTGGCGGATGGACATGTTGCAGCACTGGATGTGGTGAGCAAGCAGCCTGGGCTACATGTTTATAATTTGGGAACGGGCAAAGGTACCAGTGTTTTAGAAATGCTTCATGCATTTGAGGTTGCTTGTGGCAAGCCCATTGCTCACGAATTTAAAGCCCGTCGTCAAGGTGATATTGCAGAGTATTGGTCAACACCGGAGAAAGCCCAACGTGAACTCCACTGGAAGGCAACACGAAACATTCAGGATATGGCTGATGATGCTTGGCGTTGGCAAAGCAATAACCCGGAAGGCTACAACGATTCAAATATTAATAAATGA
- the rraB gene encoding ribonuclease E inhibitor RraB, translating into MVDKAELDAQYEETRLIIEELLEDGSDPDALYAIEHHFSADNFALLEKAAVEAFKLGYEVTDAEELEIETGETLMCCDVISESALNAELIDAQVEQLMKLAEKMGINYDGWGTYFEDPDAEYDDEDGDDIDPEDRVH; encoded by the coding sequence ATGGTAGATAAAGCTGAACTCGATGCGCAGTACGAAGAAACTCGCTTAATTATCGAAGAATTACTGGAAGATGGCAGCGATCCAGATGCATTGTATGCGATTGAGCATCATTTCTCTGCGGACAACTTTGCGCTGTTAGAAAAAGCGGCTGTTGAAGCTTTTAAACTAGGCTATGAAGTCACGGATGCGGAAGAGCTCGAAATTGAGACGGGTGAAACCCTGATGTGCTGTGATGTGATTAGTGAAAGTGCATTAAATGCAGAACTGATTGACGCACAGGTCGAGCAATTAATGAAACTGGCTGAGAAAATGGGCATCAACTATGATGGTTGGGGCACGTATTTTGAAGACCCAGATGCAGAGTATGACGACGAAGACGGTGACGATATCGACCCTGAAGATCGCGTACACTAA
- the argF gene encoding ornithine carbamoyltransferase: MNPLYNKPFLRLLDFTSSEIHSLLKLSSWLKSEKKAGTEQPLLSGKNFALIFEKDSTRTRCAFEVGAFDQGARVTYLGPSGSQIGHKETMKDTARVLGRMYDGIQYRGFAQNTVELLAAHSGVPVWNGLTNEFHPTQLLADLLTIQEHRPNTPFSDIKFAYLGDARNNMGNSMLEAAALTGLDLRLVAPKSCWPDEDLVKTCQALAQKTGAKITLTEDVAEGVKDADFIYTDVWVSMGEAKEVWAQRINLLKPYQVNMDVIKLTGNPNVKFLHCLPAFHNEDTTLGAQLAKEFNMFGGLEVTEEVFESPYSIVFDQAENRLHTIKAVMVATLAPELPINIF; encoded by the coding sequence ATGAATCCCCTATATAATAAACCTTTTCTAAGGTTACTTGATTTTACTTCTAGCGAAATTCATTCACTTTTAAAACTCTCTTCTTGGTTAAAATCAGAAAAAAAAGCGGGCACAGAACAGCCCCTCCTTTCAGGTAAAAACTTTGCCCTTATTTTTGAAAAAGATTCAACACGGACACGCTGTGCATTTGAAGTTGGCGCATTTGACCAAGGTGCTAGAGTCACGTATTTAGGGCCTTCCGGTAGCCAAATTGGCCATAAAGAAACCATGAAAGATACCGCTCGAGTCTTGGGCAGGATGTATGACGGTATTCAATACCGTGGATTCGCCCAAAACACAGTAGAACTCTTAGCCGCGCACTCGGGAGTGCCTGTATGGAATGGACTAACTAACGAATTCCATCCCACACAGTTATTAGCCGACCTGCTGACCATCCAAGAACACCGACCAAATACGCCATTCTCAGACATTAAATTTGCCTATTTAGGTGATGCGCGTAACAACATGGGTAATTCGATGCTAGAAGCCGCTGCACTCACAGGTTTAGATTTACGCCTTGTTGCGCCAAAAAGTTGCTGGCCAGATGAAGACTTAGTGAAAACTTGCCAAGCACTAGCTCAAAAAACGGGGGCAAAAATCACACTCACAGAAGATGTCGCCGAAGGTGTAAAAGATGCTGATTTTATTTATACCGACGTGTGGGTATCGATGGGCGAAGCCAAAGAAGTATGGGCACAGCGCATTAATTTATTGAAGCCATATCAAGTGAATATGGATGTAATCAAGCTTACTGGTAACCCGAATGTGAAGTTCTTACATTGCTTACCTGCATTTCATAATGAAGACACCACATTAGGTGCTCAATTAGCTAAAGAATTCAATATGTTTGGCGGTTTAGAAGTCACGGAAGAAGTCTTTGAATCACCTTATAGCATTGTCTTTGACCAAGCAGAAAACCGCTTACACACCATCAAAGCGGTAATGGTGGCGACATTAGCGCCAGAGCTTCCTATTAATATTTTTTAA
- the phnX gene encoding phosphonoacetaldehyde hydrolase, which produces MNRIEAVILDWAGTTVDFGSFAPTQIFIEAFKGVFDMDITLAQARIPMGLGKWQHIEALGKLPEVDTLWTAKFGRSMNSEDIDKIYAAFMPLQIANVVDFAAPIAGVVDTINTLRSQNIKIGSCSGYPRAVMEKLVPAAKALGYQPDYWVASDDLLAGGRPGPWMALQNVIELGVGSVSACIKVDDAVPGIEEGRNAGMWSIGLSVSGNEFGKTWEEYQGMSIDAVNLLKQQAAEKLYAAGAHYVIDTLADLPSVIDCINERLAKGERP; this is translated from the coding sequence ATGAACCGTATTGAAGCCGTTATTCTTGATTGGGCGGGAACCACTGTAGATTTTGGTTCTTTTGCACCCACTCAAATTTTTATTGAAGCGTTTAAAGGGGTGTTTGATATGGATATCACACTGGCTCAAGCGCGCATTCCTATGGGGCTGGGTAAATGGCAACATATTGAAGCATTAGGAAAATTACCAGAAGTTGATACGTTGTGGACAGCAAAATTTGGTCGTTCAATGAACAGTGAGGACATTGATAAAATCTATGCGGCCTTTATGCCATTGCAAATTGCTAATGTTGTCGATTTTGCAGCACCAATCGCTGGCGTTGTCGACACAATCAATACATTACGCAGCCAAAATATTAAGATTGGCTCTTGTTCAGGTTACCCCCGTGCCGTGATGGAAAAATTAGTTCCTGCAGCAAAGGCGTTGGGTTACCAACCCGACTACTGGGTCGCGAGTGATGACCTACTTGCTGGTGGGCGTCCGGGGCCTTGGATGGCTTTACAGAATGTCATTGAGTTAGGCGTGGGGTCCGTCTCTGCTTGTATCAAAGTGGATGATGCTGTTCCTGGTATTGAGGAAGGGCGCAATGCTGGGATGTGGAGCATCGGGCTATCGGTTTCGGGTAATGAATTCGGTAAAACATGGGAAGAATATCAAGGGATGTCGATTGATGCGGTGAATTTATTGAAACAGCAAGCTGCAGAGAAATTGTATGCCGCTGGTGCTCATTATGTGATTGATACTTTGGCTGATTTACCATCAGTTATTGATTGTATCAATGAGCGTTTGGCAAAAGGTGAACGTCCATAA